The following are from one region of the Mesorhizobium sp. B4-1-4 genome:
- a CDS encoding proton-translocating transhydrogenase family protein, with translation MDQTLQKALDQLDQASAAVRLAMQNLANAPGGADAAGNAAHALSGGAIDPFVFRFAIFVLAIFVGYYVVWSVTPALHTPLMAVTNAISSVIVVGALLAVGIAASGVAAGFGFVALMLVSVNIFGGFLVTQRMLAMYKKKDK, from the coding sequence ATGGATCAGACCCTGCAAAAAGCCCTCGACCAGCTCGACCAGGCAAGTGCTGCCGTCCGACTGGCGATGCAGAACCTGGCAAACGCTCCAGGCGGCGCCGATGCGGCGGGTAATGCCGCGCACGCACTCTCCGGCGGCGCCATCGACCCCTTCGTCTTCCGCTTCGCCATCTTCGTGCTGGCGATCTTCGTCGGCTACTACGTCGTCTGGTCGGTGACGCCGGCGCTGCACACGCCGCTGATGGCTGTCACCAACGCCATCTCGTCGGTCATCGTCGTCGGCGCGCTGCTTGCTGTCGGCATCGCCGCTTCCGGCGTTGCCGCCGGTTTCGGCTTCGTCGCGCTGATGCTGGTCTCGGTCAACATCTTCGGCGGCTTCCTCGTCACCCAGCGCATGCTGGCCATGTACAAGAAGAAGGACAAGTGA
- a CDS encoding NAD(P)(+) transhydrogenase (Re/Si-specific) subunit beta: MTVNLASFLYLVSGILFILALRGLSHPTTSRQGNLYGMIGMGIAIATTLALATPSAGRFGLIVLGLAIGGGVGAVTARRIAMTSMPQLVAAFHSLVGLAAVMVAAAAIYAPESFGIGTAGDIHAQALVEMSLGVAIGAITFTGSVIAFLKLDGRMSGKPIMIGGRHFINAALGVALIVLIVLLVTTESKLVFWLIVAASLVLGVLLIIPIGGADMPVVVSMLNSYSGWAAAALGFTLGNLALIITGALVGSSGAILSYIMCKGMNRSFISVILGGFGGETAAAADDGIERTVKQGSADDAAYLMMNAQKVIIVPGYGMAVAQAQHALREMADKLKANGVDVKYAIHPVAGRMPGHMNVLLAEANVPYDEVFELEDINSEFAQADVAYVIGANDVTNPSARDDKSSPIYGMPILDVDKARTCLFVKRSLGSGYAGIDNTLFYKDGTMMLLGDAKKMTEEIVKAMDH; encoded by the coding sequence GTGACCGTCAATCTCGCTTCCTTCCTCTATCTGGTCTCAGGCATCCTGTTCATTCTGGCGCTGCGCGGCTTGTCGCACCCGACCACCAGCCGCCAGGGCAACCTCTACGGCATGATCGGCATGGGCATCGCCATCGCCACCACGCTGGCGCTGGCAACCCCTTCCGCCGGCCGCTTTGGCCTCATCGTGCTCGGCCTTGCCATCGGCGGCGGTGTCGGCGCCGTTACCGCGCGCCGCATCGCCATGACCTCGATGCCGCAGCTGGTCGCCGCCTTCCACTCGCTCGTCGGCCTCGCCGCCGTCATGGTGGCGGCCGCGGCGATCTATGCACCGGAAAGCTTCGGCATCGGCACGGCGGGCGATATCCATGCCCAGGCGCTGGTCGAGATGAGCCTGGGTGTGGCTATCGGCGCCATCACCTTCACGGGCTCGGTCATCGCCTTCCTCAAGCTCGATGGCCGCATGTCCGGCAAACCGATCATGATCGGCGGCCGCCATTTCATCAACGCCGCACTCGGCGTTGCGCTGATCGTGCTGATCGTGCTTCTGGTCACCACGGAATCGAAGCTGGTCTTCTGGCTGATCGTCGCCGCCTCGCTGGTACTGGGCGTGCTGCTGATCATCCCGATCGGCGGCGCCGACATGCCCGTCGTCGTGTCGATGCTGAATTCTTACTCGGGCTGGGCCGCTGCGGCGCTCGGCTTTACGCTGGGCAATCTGGCGCTGATCATCACCGGTGCGCTGGTCGGTTCGTCCGGCGCGATCCTGTCCTACATCATGTGCAAGGGCATGAACCGGTCCTTTATCTCGGTCATCCTCGGCGGCTTCGGCGGCGAGACGGCGGCGGCAGCTGACGACGGCATCGAGCGCACGGTCAAGCAGGGTTCGGCCGACGACGCCGCCTACCTGATGATGAACGCGCAGAAGGTGATCATCGTGCCCGGCTACGGCATGGCGGTCGCACAGGCGCAGCACGCGCTGCGTGAAATGGCCGACAAGCTCAAGGCCAATGGCGTCGACGTCAAATACGCCATCCACCCGGTCGCCGGCCGCATGCCCGGCCACATGAACGTGCTGCTCGCCGAGGCCAACGTGCCTTACGACGAGGTGTTCGAATTGGAGGATATCAACTCCGAATTCGCGCAGGCTGACGTCGCCTATGTCATCGGCGCCAACGACGTCACCAACCCGTCCGCGCGCGACGACAAGTCGTCGCCCATCTACGGCATGCCGATCCTTGATGTCGACAAGGCGCGCACCTGTCTGTTCGTCAAGCGCTCGCTCGGCTCCGGCTATGCCGGCATCGACAACACGCTGTTCTACAAGGACGGCACCATGATGCTGCTCGGCGACGCCAAGAAGATGACAGAAGAGATCGTCAAGGCCATGGATCACTGA
- the gyrB gene encoding DNA topoisomerase (ATP-hydrolyzing) subunit B — MSDQTENANGAAAEYGADSIKVLKGLDAVRKRPGMYIGDTDDGSGLHHMVYEVVDNAIDEALAGHADLVSVTLNPDGSVTVIDNGRGIPTDIHPSEGISAAEVIMTQLHAGGKFDQNSYKVSGGLHGVGVSVVNALSAWLKLRIRRNGQIYEMSFTHGNADAPLKATGSYEQDKRPGTNEGRSGSEITFFPSAETFTMVEFDFGTLEHRLRELAFLNSGVRIVLTDARHADIVRHELHYDGGLEEFVKYLDRVKKPLIEKPIAIRAERDGITVEVAMWWNDSYHENVLAFTNNIPQRDGGTHLAGFRGALTRQITGYGESSGLTKKEKVSLIGDDCREGLTAVLSVKVPDPKFSSQTKDKLVSSEVRPVVEGLVNEALGTWLEEHPTEGKVVVEKVIQAAAAREAARKARDITRKTSLGVTSLPGKLADCQERDPAKSEIFIVEGDSAGGSAKGGRSRQNQAILPLRGKILNVERARFDRMLSSDMIGTLITALGTSIGKDEFNADKLRYHKIILMTDADVDGAHIRTLLLTFFFRQMPELIERGHLYIAQPPLYKVTRGKSSQYIKNESAFEEFLIDSGLEEASLTLGSAEVRTGQDLHGAVDDALAVRQLINGLHTRYNRNVVEQAAIAGGLNPEIFNDLARANAMAERIAQRLDIIAEDTERGWTGRMSTSNEGSGGYVFERTVRSVKEYAHLDMALINSADARQLDRYAQRLSEVYGTPPVLRRKDVAETVSGPLALLNAVFATGRKGLTMQRYKGLGEMNAEQLWETTLDPNVRSLLQVKVSDATDADSLFSRLMGDEVEPRREFIQDNALSVANLDI; from the coding sequence ATGAGCGACCAGACTGAGAACGCCAACGGCGCTGCAGCCGAATATGGCGCCGATTCCATCAAGGTTTTGAAGGGCTTGGACGCCGTCCGCAAACGTCCCGGCATGTATATTGGCGACACCGACGACGGTTCGGGCCTGCACCACATGGTTTATGAGGTGGTGGACAACGCCATCGACGAGGCGCTGGCCGGCCATGCCGACCTGGTTTCGGTAACGCTCAATCCCGACGGTTCGGTCACCGTCATTGACAATGGCCGTGGCATTCCCACCGATATCCACCCCAGCGAGGGCATTTCGGCGGCCGAAGTGATCATGACACAGTTGCATGCCGGCGGTAAATTCGACCAGAATTCCTACAAGGTGTCGGGCGGCCTGCACGGCGTCGGCGTCTCGGTGGTCAACGCGCTGTCGGCCTGGCTGAAGCTCAGAATCCGCCGCAACGGCCAGATCTATGAGATGAGCTTCACACATGGCAATGCCGACGCGCCGCTGAAGGCGACCGGCAGCTACGAACAGGACAAGCGCCCTGGCACCAATGAGGGCCGCAGCGGCAGCGAGATCACGTTCTTTCCGTCGGCCGAGACCTTCACGATGGTCGAGTTCGACTTCGGCACGCTGGAGCATCGGCTGCGCGAGCTCGCCTTCCTCAATTCGGGCGTGCGCATCGTTCTGACCGATGCCCGCCATGCCGACATCGTGCGCCATGAACTGCATTATGATGGTGGCCTTGAGGAATTCGTCAAATATCTCGACCGGGTCAAGAAACCGCTGATCGAGAAGCCGATCGCCATCCGGGCCGAGCGCGACGGCATCACCGTCGAAGTGGCGATGTGGTGGAACGACAGCTACCACGAGAATGTGCTGGCCTTCACCAACAACATCCCGCAGCGCGACGGCGGCACCCATCTGGCCGGCTTTCGCGGCGCGCTGACCCGTCAGATCACCGGTTATGGCGAATCCTCGGGCCTGACCAAGAAGGAAAAGGTCTCGCTGATCGGCGACGATTGCCGCGAAGGCTTGACGGCCGTGCTGTCGGTCAAGGTTCCCGATCCGAAATTCTCCTCGCAGACCAAGGACAAGCTGGTTTCCTCGGAAGTCCGCCCAGTGGTCGAAGGACTGGTCAACGAGGCGCTGGGCACCTGGCTGGAGGAGCATCCGACCGAAGGCAAGGTGGTGGTCGAGAAGGTGATCCAGGCCGCGGCGGCGCGCGAAGCCGCGCGCAAGGCCCGCGACATCACCCGCAAAACCTCGCTGGGCGTCACCTCCCTGCCCGGCAAGCTGGCCGACTGCCAGGAGCGCGACCCGGCAAAATCGGAAATCTTCATCGTCGAGGGTGACTCGGCCGGCGGCTCGGCCAAGGGCGGCCGCTCGCGCCAGAACCAGGCCATCCTGCCCCTGCGCGGCAAGATCCTCAACGTCGAGCGCGCGCGCTTCGATCGGATGCTGAGCTCCGACATGATCGGCACGCTGATCACCGCGCTCGGTACCTCGATCGGCAAGGACGAGTTCAACGCCGACAAGCTGCGCTACCACAAGATCATCCTGATGACCGACGCCGACGTCGACGGCGCCCATATCAGAACCTTGCTGCTCACCTTCTTCTTCCGGCAGATGCCGGAGCTGATCGAGCGCGGCCATCTCTACATCGCCCAACCGCCGCTCTACAAAGTGACGCGCGGCAAGAGCTCGCAATACATCAAGAATGAGAGCGCCTTCGAGGAATTCCTGATCGATTCAGGCCTGGAGGAGGCCTCGCTTACGCTCGGCTCGGCCGAGGTGCGGACCGGGCAGGATCTGCACGGTGCCGTCGACGACGCGCTGGCAGTGCGCCAGCTCATCAACGGCCTGCACACGCGCTACAACCGCAACGTCGTCGAGCAGGCGGCGATCGCCGGCGGCCTCAACCCCGAAATCTTCAATGACCTTGCCCGCGCCAACGCCATGGCGGAGCGGATCGCACAACGTCTCGACATCATCGCCGAGGACACGGAGCGCGGCTGGACCGGCCGCATGTCGACCTCCAATGAGGGCAGCGGCGGCTATGTGTTCGAACGCACGGTGCGCAGCGTCAAGGAATACGCCCATCTCGACATGGCGCTGATCAATTCGGCCGACGCCCGCCAGCTCGACCGCTACGCGCAGCGTCTCAGCGAAGTCTATGGGACGCCGCCGGTGCTGCGCCGCAAGGATGTCGCCGAAACCGTTTCGGGGCCGCTGGCGCTGCTCAACGCGGTCTTTGCGACAGGCCGCAAGGGACTGACCATGCAGCGCTACAAGGGTCTCGGCGAGATGAATGCCGAGCAGCTCTGGGAGACCACGCTGGACCCGAATGTTCGCTCGCTGCTGCAGGTCAAGGTCAGCGATGCGACGGACGCCGACAGCCTGTTCTCGCGCCTGATGGGCGATGAAGTCGAGCCTAGACGTGAATTCATCCAGGACAACGCGCTGTCGGTGGCAAATCTGGATATCTAG
- a CDS encoding NADPH-dependent FMN reductase, which yields MKHQLNIVIGSTRPGRAGPVFAEWLEAFAREHGKFAPVLTDIAAFKLPVLDEPHHPRLGNYQNDHTKAWSKAIDAADAFVFVAPEYNYFAAPAIVNAIDYLAREWKYKPAAIFSYGGVSGGLRAAQALKPLLTSVGIMPIPEGVALPMYQKLLDENGAFKASEQVADGTRTMLDELLRWSEALKPMRAG from the coding sequence TTGAAGCACCAGTTGAACATCGTCATCGGCAGCACGCGACCCGGTCGCGCCGGCCCGGTTTTTGCCGAGTGGCTGGAGGCATTCGCGCGCGAGCACGGGAAATTCGCGCCGGTTCTGACCGACATTGCCGCGTTCAAATTGCCGGTGCTGGATGAGCCGCATCATCCGAGGCTTGGCAACTACCAGAACGACCACACCAAGGCCTGGTCGAAGGCGATCGACGCCGCCGACGCCTTTGTCTTCGTGGCGCCGGAATACAATTATTTCGCGGCACCCGCGATCGTCAACGCGATCGACTACCTGGCGCGTGAATGGAAATACAAGCCTGCCGCCATTTTCAGCTATGGCGGCGTCTCCGGCGGCCTGCGCGCGGCGCAGGCCCTGAAGCCGCTGCTGACGTCGGTGGGCATCATGCCCATCCCGGAAGGCGTCGCGCTGCCGATGTACCAGAAACTGCTTGATGAGAACGGCGCCTTCAAAGCCAGCGAACAGGTGGCCGACGGTACCAGGACGATGCTGGACGAGCTGCTGCGCTGGAGCGAGGCGTTGAAACCGATGCGCGCCGGCTGA
- a CDS encoding cytochrome P450, producing the protein MDTQPAPFVPPAPKPRTSPPSTLEMIRIVYRNPLELWGEPTYNEPWISVNGVGGPLVIANDPGLIRHVLVDNAKNYRMATVRQKILRPILRDGLLTAEGEVWRRSRKAMAPVFTPRHIFGFAQPMLKRTLEFVTRYEAGGTSDVAHDMTLLTYDILAETLFSGEISGEPGSFANEIDRLFETMGRVDPLDLLRAPDWLPRLTRIRGRKTMAYFRKIVTDTVKMREEKVRRDPDAAPQDFLTLLLKAEGPEGLTRSEVEDNIITFIGAGHETTARALGWTLYCLAESPWERDRVEQEIDQVLARESDPTKWLDAMPLTRAAFDEALRLYPPAPSINREPIVPEMWKDLYIPRHAAVLVMPWVVHRHRKLWDRPDAFLPERFHPGNREKIDRFQYLPFGAGPRVCIGASFAMQEAIIALAILLSRFRFDTTAETKPWPVQKLTTQPQGGLPMQVTPRRH; encoded by the coding sequence ATGGACACTCAGCCGGCCCCCTTCGTTCCTCCCGCGCCGAAGCCGCGCACGTCGCCGCCTTCGACGCTGGAGATGATCCGCATCGTCTACCGCAATCCGCTCGAACTGTGGGGCGAGCCGACCTACAACGAACCGTGGATTTCGGTGAACGGCGTCGGCGGACCGCTGGTCATTGCCAACGATCCCGGTCTCATCCGCCACGTGCTGGTCGACAATGCCAAGAACTACAGGATGGCCACGGTGCGCCAGAAGATCCTGCGGCCGATCCTGCGTGATGGCCTGCTGACCGCCGAGGGCGAGGTCTGGAGGCGGTCGCGCAAGGCGATGGCGCCCGTGTTCACGCCACGCCACATCTTCGGCTTCGCTCAGCCGATGCTCAAGCGCACGCTGGAGTTCGTCACGCGCTACGAAGCGGGCGGCACGTCCGATGTCGCCCATGACATGACGCTGCTCACCTATGACATCCTGGCCGAGACGCTGTTCTCCGGCGAGATATCAGGCGAGCCGGGCAGTTTTGCCAATGAGATCGATCGCCTGTTCGAGACCATGGGACGCGTCGACCCCCTCGATCTGCTGCGCGCGCCCGACTGGCTGCCTCGGCTGACCCGCATCCGCGGCCGCAAGACCATGGCCTATTTCCGCAAGATCGTCACCGATACGGTCAAGATGCGCGAAGAGAAGGTCAGGCGCGATCCCGATGCCGCGCCGCAGGATTTCCTGACTCTGCTGCTCAAGGCCGAGGGCCCGGAGGGGCTGACGCGCTCGGAAGTCGAGGACAACATCATCACCTTCATCGGCGCCGGCCATGAGACGACCGCGCGCGCGCTTGGCTGGACGCTTTATTGCCTCGCCGAATCGCCATGGGAACGCGACCGGGTCGAGCAGGAGATCGACCAGGTGCTGGCGCGCGAATCCGATCCGACGAAGTGGCTCGATGCCATGCCGTTGACACGCGCCGCCTTCGACGAGGCGCTCAGGCTCTATCCGCCGGCGCCCTCCATCAACCGCGAGCCGATCGTTCCGGAGATGTGGAAGGATCTTTACATCCCCAGACATGCGGCCGTGCTGGTCATGCCCTGGGTCGTCCATCGTCACAGGAAGCTTTGGGACCGGCCCGATGCCTTCCTGCCCGAGCGCTTCCACCCGGGAAACCGTGAAAAGATCGATCGCTTCCAGTATCTGCCGTTTGGCGCGGGGCCGCGCGTCTGCATCGGCGCCAGTTTCGCCATGCAGGAGGCGATCATCGCGCTCGCCATCCTCTTGTCACGCTTCCGCTTCGATACCACGGCCGAGACCAAGCCCTGGCCGGTGCAGAAGCTGACGACGCAACCGCAAGGCGGGCTGCCGATGCAGGTCACGCCTCGCCGTCATTGA
- a CDS encoding complex I NDUFA9 subunit family protein, with amino-acid sequence MTEILQTPKLVVVFGGSGFVGRHVVRALAKRGYRIRVACRRPDLAGHLQPLGNVGQIQPVQANVRVRWSVDRAVQGADHVVNLVAILHESGRQKFSAVHEFGARAIAEAARSVGAGFTHISALGADANSESNYARTKALGEKAVLETINDAVIFRPSINFGPEDSFFNRFAGMARYSPVLPLIGGGRTKFQPVYVGDVAEAVARSVDGKVDGGHIYELGGPNVLTFKECMQELLTVIERRRLLMPVPWWVANIQASILGLLPNPLLTKDQVMQLREHNVVSEAAVKANRTLVGLGIQPQSIATILPSYLWRFRAAGQFQQRRPAV; translated from the coding sequence ATGACAGAAATCCTGCAGACCCCAAAGCTCGTCGTCGTCTTCGGCGGGTCAGGTTTTGTCGGCCGCCATGTCGTGCGGGCGCTGGCCAAGCGCGGCTATCGTATCCGGGTCGCCTGCCGGCGGCCCGATCTTGCCGGCCACCTGCAGCCGCTCGGCAATGTCGGCCAGATCCAGCCGGTGCAGGCCAATGTGCGCGTGCGCTGGTCGGTCGACCGCGCCGTGCAAGGTGCCGACCATGTCGTCAACCTCGTCGCCATCCTGCATGAAAGCGGCCGCCAGAAATTCTCCGCCGTGCATGAGTTCGGCGCCCGCGCCATTGCCGAGGCCGCGCGCTCCGTCGGCGCCGGGTTCACCCATATTTCGGCGCTTGGCGCCGATGCGAACTCCGAATCGAACTACGCGCGCACCAAGGCACTTGGCGAGAAGGCCGTGCTGGAGACGATCAACGACGCCGTGATCTTCCGGCCGTCGATCAATTTCGGGCCGGAAGACAGTTTCTTCAACCGCTTTGCCGGCATGGCGCGCTATTCGCCGGTGCTGCCGCTGATCGGCGGCGGCCGGACCAAGTTCCAGCCGGTCTATGTCGGCGACGTCGCCGAAGCGGTGGCGCGCTCGGTCGACGGCAAGGTCGATGGTGGCCATATCTACGAGCTTGGCGGGCCCAATGTGCTCACCTTCAAGGAATGCATGCAGGAGCTGCTCACCGTGATCGAGCGCAGACGCCTGCTGATGCCCGTGCCGTGGTGGGTGGCCAACATCCAGGCTTCGATCCTCGGTCTCTTGCCCAATCCGCTGCTGACCAAGGACCAGGTGATGCAGTTGCGCGAGCACAACGTCGTTTCGGAAGCCGCGGTCAAGGCCAACCGGACGTTGGTGGGGCTTGGCATCCAGCCGCAATCGATCGCGACGATCCTGCCGAGTTATCTCTGGCGCTTCCGCGCCGCCGGCCAGTTCCAGCAACGCAGGCCCGCCGTATAA
- a CDS encoding Ldh family oxidoreductase — MQLSLDQATGLCRMAALGAGANEEAAQSLAASIVAAEAEGLASVGLTHFIDYLEAIEAGRIDGNADPVITRPALAVYLSDARGGLAHTGFDRTIDDLAKAARLFGVAIFSQKNAYTCGALGYFTGRLAAQGLVSFAATNGPAVLAGSGSVKPVYCTNPMSFAAPAADGAPLVIDQSSSATAFVNIRKAAEDGKKIPEGWALDASGNPTTDPAAAMKGAMLAFGGQRGANIALMVEVLAAGLSGANWSLDAPWFSGGPDSPGTGLFVLAVEPKLLDPDFEQRMKDQLDRLRRRYGVHVPGRARAEAAEKAQARGITAPKAVIQRISEFAERYSA; from the coding sequence ATGCAACTCAGTCTCGACCAGGCAACAGGATTGTGCCGGATGGCGGCGCTCGGCGCCGGCGCCAACGAAGAAGCCGCGCAATCGCTCGCGGCGTCCATCGTCGCTGCCGAGGCGGAAGGACTTGCAAGCGTCGGCCTGACGCATTTCATCGATTATCTCGAAGCGATCGAGGCCGGCCGCATCGACGGCAATGCCGATCCGGTCATCACCAGGCCGGCGCTGGCCGTTTATCTCTCCGACGCGCGTGGCGGATTGGCGCATACGGGCTTCGACCGCACGATCGACGATCTTGCCAAGGCGGCACGACTGTTCGGTGTCGCCATCTTTTCGCAGAAGAACGCCTATACATGCGGCGCGCTCGGCTACTTCACCGGCCGCCTGGCCGCACAGGGACTGGTATCGTTCGCGGCCACCAACGGCCCGGCCGTGCTTGCTGGTTCGGGTTCGGTCAAGCCGGTCTATTGCACCAATCCGATGTCGTTTGCCGCGCCCGCGGCCGATGGCGCGCCGCTGGTCATCGACCAATCGTCGAGCGCCACCGCGTTCGTCAACATCCGCAAGGCGGCCGAGGACGGCAAGAAGATTCCCGAAGGCTGGGCGCTGGACGCCAGCGGTAACCCGACCACCGATCCAGCCGCCGCCATGAAGGGCGCCATGCTGGCCTTCGGCGGCCAGCGCGGCGCCAATATCGCGCTGATGGTCGAAGTGCTGGCGGCAGGCCTGTCGGGCGCCAACTGGTCGCTCGACGCGCCATGGTTCAGCGGCGGCCCGGACAGTCCCGGAACCGGCCTGTTCGTGCTTGCCGTCGAGCCGAAGCTGCTCGATCCGGATTTTGAACAGCGGATGAAGGATCAGCTCGACCGTCTTCGCCGCCGCTACGGCGTGCACGTGCCGGGGCGGGCCCGGGCCGAGGCGGCCGAGAAGGCGCAGGCACGCGGTATCACCGCGCCCAAGGCGGTGATACAGCGCATTTCCGAATTCGCCGAGCGCTACTCGGCCTGA
- a CDS encoding ABC transporter permease yields MASEATVINVVARTSLWLQPHRIVLILIALGLVLSAVFFMRWDWLPQYYEMGLIGIWRSLWILAVTCALGFLIAVPVGLAQAAGSLWFSAPAKVFCTIIRGTPLLLQLWLLYYGLGSLFPQYPWIRESWMWPYLRQAWPYGVLALTLSFAGYEGEVMRGAFAGVPKGQLEAARAFGMSRWKIFRRIWLPQAFYRALPTLTGETVLQLKSTPLVATISVIDIFAVSSKVRQDTYLTYEPLLLLALIYMTITGILVFTFGRIEARIPNKIG; encoded by the coding sequence ATGGCCAGCGAAGCGACCGTCATCAACGTGGTGGCGCGCACATCGCTGTGGCTGCAGCCGCATCGCATCGTGCTGATCCTGATCGCGCTGGGGCTGGTGCTGTCGGCTGTCTTCTTCATGCGCTGGGACTGGTTGCCGCAATATTATGAGATGGGCTTGATCGGCATCTGGCGCTCGCTGTGGATCCTGGCCGTTACCTGCGCGCTCGGCTTCCTGATCGCCGTACCGGTCGGGTTGGCGCAGGCCGCCGGCTCGCTCTGGTTCTCGGCACCCGCCAAGGTCTTCTGCACCATCATTCGTGGCACGCCGCTGCTTCTGCAATTGTGGCTGCTCTACTACGGGTTGGGCTCGCTGTTTCCGCAATATCCGTGGATTCGCGAGTCCTGGATGTGGCCTTATCTCAGGCAGGCATGGCCCTATGGCGTGCTGGCGTTGACGCTGTCCTTTGCCGGTTACGAGGGCGAAGTGATGCGCGGTGCCTTTGCCGGGGTGCCCAAGGGCCAGTTGGAAGCCGCCCGCGCGTTCGGCATGAGCCGCTGGAAGATCTTCCGGCGCATCTGGCTGCCGCAGGCCTTCTACAGGGCGCTGCCGACTCTGACCGGCGAAACCGTGCTGCAGTTGAAGTCGACGCCGCTGGTTGCGACCATCAGCGTGATCGACATATTCGCCGTCTCGTCGAAGGTGCGGCAGGACACCTACCTCACCTATGAACCCTTGCTTCTCCTGGCGTTGATCTACATGACGATCACCGGCATCCTCGTCTTCACCTTCGGCAGGATCGAGGCGCGGATTCCGAACAAGATCGGCTAG
- a CDS encoding ABC transporter permease translates to MLGLLHSLEIAVGATCVGLLIGICGAYGKLYGGSVVRDLLAVYTTIVRAVPELVLILLLYYAGTDLINQVLTAMGYQRIDISGLVAGIAVLGFVQGAYSTEVMRGAILAIPQGQIEAARAYGMSPGLLLRRITLPAMLPFAIPGLANLWLIATKDTALLAVVGFFELTLATRQAAGVTKAYLIFYLAAGVLYLAVSLFSNLMLGRLEAWSRRGMPSVKDAR, encoded by the coding sequence ATGCTCGGGCTGCTGCATTCGCTCGAGATCGCCGTCGGCGCCACTTGCGTTGGACTTTTGATCGGCATCTGTGGCGCGTATGGCAAGCTCTATGGCGGCTCGGTGGTGCGCGATCTGCTGGCCGTCTATACGACCATCGTGCGCGCCGTGCCCGAACTGGTGCTGATCCTGCTGCTCTACTACGCCGGCACCGACCTGATAAACCAGGTGCTGACGGCGATGGGCTATCAGCGGATAGACATCAGCGGACTGGTGGCCGGCATCGCCGTGCTCGGCTTCGTCCAGGGCGCCTATTCGACCGAGGTAATGCGCGGCGCCATCCTCGCCATTCCGCAGGGCCAGATCGAAGCCGCGCGCGCCTACGGCATGTCTCCCGGTCTTCTGCTGCGGCGCATCACATTGCCGGCGATGCTGCCTTTCGCCATACCCGGCCTTGCCAATCTGTGGCTGATCGCCACCAAGGATACCGCTCTGCTGGCCGTCGTCGGCTTCTTCGAGCTGACACTGGCGACGCGGCAGGCGGCGGGCGTGACCAAGGCCTATCTGATATTCTATCTCGCGGCAGGTGTGCTCTATCTGGCGGTATCGCTGTTCTCGAACCTGATGCTTGGCCGCCTTGAGGCCTGGTCGAGGCGTGGCATGCCTTCGGTCAAGGACGCGCGGTGA
- a CDS encoding transporter substrate-binding domain-containing protein: MKTVLKTFAAALLLGVAAVGVAKADPVKIGVAAEPYPPFTSPDASGKWVGWEIDFIDAVCAEEKLDCVITPVAWDGIIPALTTKKIDLIVSSMSITDERKKTIDFSDKYYNTPTAIIGPKDQKFGATPDDLKGKVLGVQVSTVHAVYAKKHFGGTASEIKEYQTQDEANNDLAAGRLDAVQADSIALGEFLKSDQGKACCDLKGMVAPDDEVLGPGVGAGVRKEDTDLKEKINAGIKAIRSNGKYDEISKKYFNFDIYGGSPQSN, encoded by the coding sequence ATGAAGACTGTTCTGAAGACATTCGCCGCGGCGCTGCTGCTCGGCGTCGCCGCCGTGGGCGTGGCCAAGGCCGATCCGGTCAAGATCGGCGTCGCCGCCGAACCCTATCCGCCCTTCACCTCGCCGGATGCCTCGGGCAAATGGGTGGGCTGGGAGATCGACTTCATCGACGCCGTATGCGCCGAGGAGAAGCTTGACTGTGTCATCACGCCGGTCGCCTGGGACGGCATCATCCCGGCGCTGACCACCAAGAAGATCGACCTCATCGTCTCCTCGATGTCGATCACCGACGAACGCAAGAAGACGATCGACTTCTCGGACAAGTATTACAACACGCCGACGGCGATCATCGGACCGAAGGACCAGAAATTCGGCGCCACGCCGGACGACCTCAAGGGCAAGGTGCTCGGCGTTCAGGTGTCGACCGTGCACGCCGTCTACGCCAAGAAACACTTCGGCGGCACGGCTTCCGAGATCAAGGAATACCAGACCCAGGACGAAGCCAACAATGACCTTGCCGCGGGCCGCCTCGACGCGGTGCAGGCCGATTCCATCGCGCTCGGCGAATTCCTCAAATCCGACCAGGGCAAGGCCTGCTGCGACCTGAAGGGCATGGTGGCTCCGGACGATGAAGTGCTCGGACCGGGCGTCGGCGCCGGCGTGCGCAAGGAAGACACCGACCTGAAGGAAAAGATCAACGCCGGCATCAAGGCGATCCGCAGCAACGGCAAGTATGACGAAATCTCGAAAAAATATTTCAATTTCGACATTTACGGCGGCTCGCCACAGTCGAACTAA